The genomic segment AAGTGAATCCTCGCTATCCGGCATTGTGGAATAATAGATATAATTTTTATCCAAAACAATTGTAGCGGCGTTATCGTCATGGATTTTTACAACTTCTCCGTCAAGGTTGAATCTGCATAAACCATAACTGCCGTCGAAACAATCGTTATCATAAATCCAGCCTTCCAAGACATTCGGCGCTTCTTCCGATGCAACACTTTGCGATGCCGAACTCTGCTGTGGCAAAGATGAACAACCCGACAACATGCTGAAAACCATAATGAATAAAATTAAAGTAGTTTCATTATTCTTTGACATTATATAGAATCGCCCCCTCATAAACAAAAATCCCCGCTTTTCAGCGGGGATTTCGAATCTCCGCTCACAGCGGAGATTTTAGTCGCTCATGTAGGGCAGCAGCGCCAGATGGCGTGCACGCTTTACGGCTTGGGTCAGGGCGCGCTGGTGAACGGCGCAGGTGCCGGTCACGCGGCGGGGCAATATCTTGGAGCGCTCGGAAGTAAATCTCCGAAGCTTCGCGATGTCTTTAT from the Oscillospiraceae bacterium genome contains:
- the rpsR gene encoding 30S ribosomal protein S18, with translation MERSERSEKSSAPYKNRKQHKKVCQFCVDRTDFIDYKDIAKLRRFTSERSKILPRRVTGTCAVHQRALTQAVKRARHLALLPYMSD